One Rhinoraja longicauda isolate Sanriku21f chromosome 18, sRhiLon1.1, whole genome shotgun sequence DNA segment encodes these proteins:
- the calca gene encoding calcitonin/calcitonin-related polypeptide, alpha isoform X2, whose amino-acid sequence MALLRISAFLVVYAVFTCQINRSHAVPVRAMLESSTDRVALNDYEIRRLLNALVKEFMQMMAEELEQQVPAANSVPVEKRACKTATCATHRLADFLSRAGAMGNSDFVPTDVGANTFGRRRRNVQL is encoded by the exons ATGGCTCTCCTCCGGATCTCCGCTTTCCTTGTGGTTTACGCCGTTTTTACTTGTCAGATAAACCGCTCCCACGCAGTTCCTGTCAG AGCGATGCTGGAGTCATCGACGGACAGGGTGGCGCTGAATGACTACGAGATCCGACGGCTTCTGAACGCGCTGGTGAAGGAGTTCATGCAGATGATGGCGGAGGAACTGGAGCAACAAGTGCCTGCTGCCAACAG TGTCCCAGTGGAGAAGCGAGCCTGTAAAACAGCCACGTGTGCCACTCACCGTCTCGCCGACTTCCTCAGCCGGGCTGGGGCAATGGGAAACAGCGACTTTGTTCCTACTGATGTCGGAGCCAATACCTTCGGAAGGCGAAGAAGGAACGTCCAGCTGTAG
- the calca gene encoding calcitonin/calcitonin-related polypeptide, alpha isoform X1 produces the protein MALLRISAFLVVYAVFTCQINRSHAVPVRAMLESSTDRVALNDYEIRRLLNALVKEFMQMMAEELEQQVPAANSLDSPIVKRCTSLSTCVVGKLSQELHKLQTIQRTDVGASTPGKKRTLPARLEKQLYATYGEAFESA, from the exons ATGGCTCTCCTCCGGATCTCCGCTTTCCTTGTGGTTTACGCCGTTTTTACTTGTCAGATAAACCGCTCCCACGCAGTTCCTGTCAG AGCGATGCTGGAGTCATCGACGGACAGGGTGGCGCTGAATGACTACGAGATCCGACGGCTTCTGAACGCGCTGGTGAAGGAGTTCATGCAGATGATGGCGGAGGAACTGGAGCAACAAGTGCCTGCTGCCAACAG CTTGGATAGTCCCATTGTCAAACGGTGCACGAGTCTCAGCACTTGTGTGGTGGGAAAGTTGTCCCAGGAATTGCACAAATTGCAGACCATCCAGCGCACAGACGTGGGGGCCTCGACTCCTGGCAAGAAAAGAACCCTCCCCGCCAGGCTGGAAAAACAACTCTATGCAACCTACGGAGAGGCTTTTGAAAGCGCCTGA